A genomic region of Trichothermofontia sichuanensis B231 contains the following coding sequences:
- a CDS encoding PDDEXK family nuclease: MSQSKFDQYTVEHLFLLIGENPLPNYVAARLLLKQGGTPYLVYTTGTKGPAERLKKILDDEFGPQGRTQLVSLEEYESDAYQIQATIQKALKDLNGQVGLNYTGGTKAMAVHAYRAMFKEKGQEAVFSYLDPRRLEMCVDREEGDRIRLKVDPEDLEVKIAKIFQIHGWQWLSEPDYTPTSPEAASAFAQFHANPELGKLWREWCNKVLRKATRNQQDKWWKERELKEVAPLSLEIPSNSETTQQASLKDYPEIIEALKALGYSDGANTISLQDVQKKGFKDLSNLCKWLDGEWLEDYTLQQVQQVKKELKIYESAASFWIKDPASTEQRTKFQFDVAFTRGYQLFAISCTTIDEKPGCKQKLFEAYIRARQLGGDEARVALVCCANNRDTNALKTEITNVFKPNPDSNTQGDSKLTVFGCQDLPNLSAKIEQWIGDNDKDDKEASR; encoded by the coding sequence ATGAGCCAGTCAAAGTTTGATCAATATACAGTTGAACATTTATTTTTACTAATTGGCGAAAACCCATTACCAAACTACGTAGCAGCCAGGCTATTACTCAAGCAAGGCGGCACTCCCTATCTGGTCTACACTACTGGAACTAAAGGACCCGCTGAACGGCTAAAGAAGATTCTGGATGATGAGTTCGGTCCTCAAGGTCGAACTCAACTGGTTTCCCTCGAAGAGTATGAGTCTGATGCCTACCAGATTCAGGCAACGATTCAGAAAGCTCTAAAGGATCTGAATGGACAAGTCGGCCTGAATTACACGGGTGGTACGAAGGCAATGGCAGTTCATGCCTATCGCGCCATGTTCAAGGAGAAGGGACAAGAAGCCGTTTTTAGTTACCTTGACCCGCGACGGCTAGAGATGTGTGTCGATCGGGAAGAGGGCGATCGCATTCGCCTCAAAGTTGACCCTGAAGATTTAGAAGTCAAGATAGCTAAAATTTTCCAGATTCACGGCTGGCAATGGCTATCTGAGCCAGACTATACACCGACCAGTCCAGAAGCAGCTTCAGCATTTGCCCAATTCCATGCCAATCCTGAACTAGGGAAATTATGGCGTGAATGGTGTAACAAAGTATTGCGTAAGGCGACTCGCAATCAACAGGACAAATGGTGGAAGGAAAGGGAATTGAAAGAAGTTGCCCCTCTATCTTTGGAAATACCTTCAAATTCGGAGACCACACAGCAAGCTTCTTTGAAAGACTATCCCGAAATTATTGAAGCTCTGAAAGCACTTGGATATTCTGACGGTGCTAATACGATTTCACTACAGGATGTTCAGAAGAAAGGATTCAAAGATTTATCCAACCTCTGTAAATGGCTAGATGGAGAATGGCTGGAAGATTACACTTTGCAGCAAGTCCAGCAGGTTAAAAAAGAACTCAAAATATACGAGAGTGCAGCCTCCTTCTGGATTAAAGACCCTGCTAGTACCGAACAAAGAACAAAGTTTCAATTTGATGTTGCCTTTACCAGAGGCTATCAGCTATTTGCTATCTCATGTACAACGATTGATGAGAAACCTGGATGTAAACAAAAACTGTTTGAGGCTTATATTCGAGCGCGACAACTAGGAGGTGATGAAGCAAGGGTTGCTTTAGTCTGCTGTGCAAACAACAGGGACACGAATGCACTGAAGACGGAGATCACCAATGTTTTCAAGCCGAATCCTGATTCTAATACTCAAGGCGACAGTAAGCTGACCGTATTTGGATGTCAAGATTTACCAAATCTGTCTGCAAAAATTGAGCAATGGATTGGCGATAACGATAAGGACGATAAGGAGGCTAGCCGATGA
- a CDS encoding Cas10/Cmr2 second palm domain-containing protein, with protein MKLTVTVFDTTGIQSYIFGSNRLRENIGSSYLVGQVTDAWVKQILRDKLGIEDPEASIETQDAELVYAGGGNTVLLFKSAEVAISFTQKLSFKVLKEAPGINLVVAHRHDFEWGQDQLYDTVQEMMKVDLDVKKRSRIPSSPLLGLGVTQDCNSTRLVAVDRSQNHGSPADYPVSREIVAKLEAVRPANTQLKQTLQLPDGWDIPLDFDDFGRSRDEMSYLAVVHIDGNSMGKRFQEFAKDKSDRDYITAMRDLSRSVEQAGKAVLQQLTQELIANWETLKDKLDLTTQKLPFRPLVYGGDDITFVCDGRLGLTLAVRALQLFETQPIADAQPITACAGVCIVKAHYPFARAYELSEALCQSAKKIAKRERGRDERSKAVSAIDWHIAASGLLGDLAEIRAREYRSQDGQHLEMRPLLLDADSYDWQNWPSFESVIKEFIKGDWKEKRNKVMSLREVLRQGSAATKSFLTAYQLETLPIMPGSDRRLKSPLAEQGWLDGICGYFDAIEAMDFYIPLEVSQ; from the coding sequence ATGAAATTAACCGTCACAGTTTTCGATACCACTGGAATCCAGTCCTATATTTTCGGCAGCAACCGCCTGCGGGAAAACATCGGTTCGTCCTACTTGGTTGGGCAGGTGACGGATGCCTGGGTGAAGCAGATTCTGCGCGATAAACTTGGGATTGAAGACCCTGAAGCCTCGATTGAAACTCAGGATGCAGAGTTGGTTTATGCTGGGGGCGGTAACACCGTCTTACTGTTTAAGTCGGCTGAAGTAGCTATTTCGTTCACCCAGAAACTCAGCTTTAAAGTCCTAAAAGAAGCTCCAGGTATTAACCTGGTGGTGGCTCATCGCCATGATTTTGAGTGGGGGCAAGATCAGCTTTACGATACAGTCCAGGAGATGATGAAAGTTGATCTGGACGTGAAGAAGCGATCGCGCATTCCCTCTTCTCCGCTATTAGGTTTGGGTGTAACGCAAGACTGCAACTCAACTCGTTTGGTAGCGGTCGATCGAAGCCAGAATCATGGTTCGCCTGCGGACTATCCGGTTTCCAGGGAAATTGTGGCAAAACTAGAAGCTGTCAGACCTGCCAACACACAATTGAAACAGACGCTGCAACTGCCCGACGGATGGGATATTCCTCTGGACTTCGACGACTTTGGACGTTCCAGGGATGAAATGAGCTACCTTGCCGTCGTGCATATTGATGGCAACAGCATGGGAAAAAGATTCCAGGAATTTGCTAAGGATAAAAGCGATCGCGACTACATTACCGCCATGCGCGACCTTTCGCGGAGTGTTGAACAGGCTGGGAAAGCCGTCCTCCAACAGTTGACGCAAGAACTAATTGCCAACTGGGAGACGCTCAAAGACAAACTAGACCTGACAACCCAAAAACTACCCTTCCGGCCACTGGTTTACGGTGGAGATGATATTACCTTTGTCTGCGACGGTCGTCTGGGATTGACACTGGCGGTTCGCGCCCTTCAGTTATTTGAAACGCAACCAATTGCAGATGCTCAGCCAATAACGGCTTGTGCTGGCGTTTGCATTGTGAAAGCACACTACCCCTTTGCCAGAGCCTATGAACTCAGTGAAGCCCTGTGTCAATCTGCCAAGAAAATTGCCAAACGCGAACGGGGCAGAGATGAGCGTTCAAAAGCTGTTTCTGCCATTGACTGGCATATCGCAGCCAGTGGTTTGCTCGGTGACCTGGCAGAAATTCGAGCGCGAGAATACCGCAGTCAAGATGGTCAGCACCTGGAAATGCGACCGCTTCTGTTAGATGCTGACTCCTACGATTGGCAGAACTGGCCAAGTTTTGAATCCGTGATCAAAGAGTTTATAAAAGGAGACTGGAAGGAGAAGCGGAATAAAGTGATGTCACTGCGAGAAGTGTTGCGACAAGGATCAGCGGCAACCAAATCGTTTTTAACGGCTTATCAGTTAGAGACACTTCCTATCATGCCTGGTAGCGATCGCAGACTGAAATCTCCACTGGCAGAACAGGGGTGGCTAGATGGTATCTGTGGTTATTTTGATGCGATCGAAGCAATGGACTTTTACATTCCCTTGGAGGTGAGCCAATGA
- a CDS encoding RAMP superfamily CRISPR-associated protein: MPTYTLNIHLLSDTTFGRGDGVAGLIDQEVEHDPYGFPYLRGRTLKGLLSEECDNLIHTLPGNQKIHWQEVAGELFGKPGSSLDTMGAIHVGDACLPEDLRQAVAYQISREKLTRSEILDSLTTIRRQTAINPETGVPDKGSLRSARVVLRGLTFTAGLSFEQQPTDDQLCLLMIAAKALRYLGSGRNRGRGHVRCHFHGESLPSNYLDRFFAVQEA, from the coding sequence ATGCCAACCTATACGCTCAACATTCACTTGCTCAGTGACACCACCTTTGGTCGAGGGGACGGTGTAGCTGGCTTGATTGATCAGGAAGTGGAACATGATCCCTATGGATTTCCCTATTTGCGTGGACGAACCCTCAAAGGCTTATTGAGTGAAGAATGTGACAATTTGATCCATACCTTACCTGGCAATCAAAAAATTCACTGGCAAGAGGTCGCTGGAGAATTATTCGGCAAACCCGGCAGCAGCCTGGATACGATGGGGGCGATTCATGTGGGAGATGCTTGTTTACCGGAGGATTTGCGCCAGGCAGTTGCCTACCAAATTAGTCGGGAGAAGCTAACCAGATCTGAAATTCTCGACTCTCTCACCACAATCCGTCGCCAAACGGCCATTAACCCTGAAACAGGCGTGCCAGATAAAGGGAGTCTCCGCTCTGCTCGTGTTGTGTTGAGAGGCCTGACCTTTACGGCTGGTCTCTCTTTTGAGCAGCAACCGACAGATGATCAGCTTTGTCTACTGATGATCGCAGCCAAAGCCCTCCGCTATCTAGGCAGTGGTCGCAACCGGGGACGGGGGCATGTGCGCTGTCACTTTCATGGAGAATCTCTACCCTCAAATTACCTCGATCGCTTTTTCGCTGTTCAGGAGGCATAA
- a CDS encoding TIGR03985 family CRISPR-associated protein, which translates to MPETVFHDRPSLELLQWLARGSLKQNLLRAIRLWVLLHKLYGPQDERLDLPNCFTYADWRSAFFSESHPQNDAIPGEHDPACACATSTQEWLVQMTDPAFDVQQWRQVFQQHTQLGDSKVETWLSERLFDRTRRSLQADFQDLVELQWLQRQGNDYVKVTAFPAYPISRVGSCVDVRLQHEALSFLNPDLASLAQSLSQTIGGYQRFFLHVDYIVSQEILDRVEDWYAQLREIWAQEPIPPLALTYYSARIDSEDTYYSYPVCIYYAQRAAYLCAFGQTPLSTAQWYNYRLDRIQDLQPLTWEDPELPDCLIQSYQQRALPTPDYIIQALSTAWGFDFYLPERTLLLRFERNFHDRYIRDTFRHETFTRISYQQARALIQQNNCPAEQQRLLAILNARSNTDAYYRAIYRDGDTNIRQRLRAWRPHGEILLPWHLRQAFAQEVKAEYQLYQS; encoded by the coding sequence ATGCCTGAAACTGTGTTTCACGATCGCCCTTCCCTCGAACTGTTGCAATGGCTGGCCCGTGGCTCCCTCAAGCAAAACCTCCTACGCGCCATTCGCCTGTGGGTCTTGCTGCATAAGCTCTATGGTCCCCAGGACGAACGCCTTGATCTCCCTAACTGCTTTACCTATGCCGACTGGCGATCGGCCTTCTTCAGCGAGTCCCATCCTCAAAATGACGCGATCCCTGGTGAACATGACCCGGCCTGTGCCTGTGCCACCTCAACTCAAGAGTGGTTAGTCCAGATGACTGACCCCGCTTTTGATGTGCAGCAGTGGCGACAGGTATTCCAACAACACACGCAGTTAGGGGATTCTAAAGTAGAGACCTGGCTCAGCGAGCGTCTCTTTGACCGTACCCGCCGTTCCCTCCAGGCTGATTTTCAAGATCTGGTTGAACTTCAGTGGCTCCAGCGTCAAGGCAATGACTACGTTAAAGTCACAGCCTTTCCCGCCTATCCCATCAGTCGAGTGGGTAGCTGTGTTGACGTGCGGCTTCAGCATGAAGCCCTCAGTTTCCTTAACCCCGATCTTGCCAGTCTGGCCCAATCGCTTTCCCAAACCATTGGGGGATACCAACGCTTTTTCCTACATGTTGACTACATCGTTTCTCAAGAGATTCTCGATCGCGTCGAAGATTGGTACGCCCAACTCCGGGAAATCTGGGCGCAGGAACCCATTCCCCCTCTTGCCCTCACCTATTACAGTGCTCGGATAGACTCTGAAGATACTTATTATAGTTATCCCGTTTGTATTTACTATGCGCAACGCGCCGCCTATCTCTGCGCCTTTGGCCAAACCCCCCTATCAACAGCACAATGGTATAATTATCGTCTCGATCGTATTCAAGATCTACAACCTTTAACCTGGGAAGATCCAGAACTGCCAGACTGCTTAATTCAGTCTTATCAACAGCGAGCTTTACCTACACCCGATTATATTATCCAAGCATTGTCAACAGCCTGGGGATTCGACTTTTATTTACCTGAACGAACTCTCCTACTACGTTTTGAACGTAACTTCCACGATCGCTATATTCGCGATACCTTTCGCCATGAAACCTTTACCCGGATTTCCTACCAACAAGCCAGAGCGTTAATCCAGCAGAATAATTGTCCGGCTGAACAACAGCGCCTCCTAGCCATTCTCAATGCTCGCTCCAACACGGATGCCTATTACCGAGCTATCTACCGTGATGGCGATACCAATATCCGACAACGCCTGCGGGCATGGCGACCCCACGGCGAAATCCTGTTACCCTGGCACCTGCGTCAAGCCTTTGCCCAGGAAGTTAAGGCAGAATATCAACTCTATCAATCCTGA
- a CDS encoding Uma2 family endonuclease has protein sequence MSVLTKPLDPLSEARICLPHVNWQQYETLIAMFGDRPHLRLTYLEGNLEIMTISPGREMLKKMIARLIEVYALERDINLFSCGSATFRREAAARGLEPDESYCIGTRKELPDLAIEVVISSGSIGKLKVYQGLGVKEVWFWQDNRFSLYRLNDSSSDYDSIERSTFFPDLDFTLLATYIQPEAEPQAVKAFLQALRQQGSK, from the coding sequence ATGAGTGTGCTAACAAAACCACTCGACCCCCTCAGCGAGGCGCGAATTTGTCTGCCCCATGTGAACTGGCAGCAGTACGAAACCCTGATTGCAATGTTTGGCGATCGCCCTCACCTACGCCTCACCTACCTAGAGGGAAACCTGGAGATCATGACCATCTCTCCTGGGCGTGAGATGCTTAAAAAAATGATTGCGCGTTTAATAGAAGTCTATGCTCTGGAGCGAGATATCAATTTGTTTAGCTGCGGTTCGGCGACATTTAGACGGGAAGCAGCAGCAAGAGGGCTGGAACCGGATGAAAGCTATTGCATTGGAACTCGCAAAGAACTTCCAGATCTGGCCATTGAGGTTGTGATTAGCAGTGGCAGTATTGGCAAACTCAAGGTCTATCAGGGGCTGGGAGTAAAGGAAGTATGGTTCTGGCAGGATAATCGCTTTTCACTGTACCGCTTGAATGATTCCAGTTCTGATTACGACTCCATTGAGCGAAGTACTTTTTTCCCAGATTTAGACTTCACGCTACTGGCAACCTACATTCAGCCCGAGGCAGAACCTCAAGCGGTCAAAGCGTTTCTGCAAGCATTACGGCAGCAGGGGAGCAAATAA